The following DNA comes from Deltaproteobacteria bacterium.
TGCGAACTGGACCCATTCGTCGTCGTTCATGGCTTCGTTCAGGCAACCTGCCGCCTCGGGCTTGGCAAGTTCGCCCAGACTGACTGCCGCCTGATAGCGGACGTTGACCTCCTCGTCCCTGAGCAGGGCCCGACATAATGGGGACACGGCCCGATAGTCGTCGCAGGATCCGAGGATATCTGCGGCAAAAATCCTGATGTCCGGATCCTCGTCTTCCAGAAGCATGACCAGAAACTCCACGTCCTGATTTCCGATCTGACGGAGGATGTCCATGGCCAGATTCCTAACCGGAGCGTCGTCCACGCGCAGCAGGGGCGTCACGGCCTCAATGGTGTCCGGCCCGCCGAGCTTGCGCAGGGCGTGATCCGCCGCCTCCTGAACGCCGAGGTTCGAACTCGAGAGCAGACCGGACAGAACGGAAATTGCCTGGCGACAACCAATTTCTCCAGCGTCAAAGGCCGCCTCCCTGATGACGCTCGGATCGTCGGACCGCAGACGGTTCAAAATGTCGTGCATCTCGTCGTGCATAGCTGCCTCGAATGCTCCGTTTGGCTCGATTTCAGGGCCGACTTTGCTATTTGAACAGGGACGAATACATGGCTTGGGCCATGTCGTCGAGGTCTACGACCTCGTCGGCCAGATTCGCGTCCACGATGGCCTTGGGCATGCCGTAGACTACGCAGGAGGCATCGCTTTGGGCCAGAGCCCTTCCACCCTTGGCCTTCAGGTCCTTGACCCCCTCGGCGCCGTCAGAACCCATGCCGGTAAGGATCACTGCCAGAGCCCGCGATCCCATGGACGATGCCACCGATGAGACCAGGACATTGGCCGAGGGCTTGTACAGGGCATCCGCCGGTTCCGCGGTCACCACGGCCTCCAGCCTCCCTTTCCTCTGAGTCATGATCAGATGGGATCCTCCCGGTGAGATGTAGACGTACCCCGGTCGAAGCGCGTCTCCTGTTTCGGCTTCTTTGACCTTCAGCGGGCTGGTGGTGTCGAGACGCTTGGCGAACGGCCCGGTAAAAGCCTTGGGCATGTGCTGGGCGATAAGAATGGGGGCGGGAAACTCGGCAGGCAGGGAATTGAGGATCTTTTGGACCGCCGGAGGGCCTCCGGTGGACACGCCTATGGCCACGACGTCTCGGGTCTGGCGGCCTGCGGGCCTCTCCGAGGGGAGTTCCATCCTGACGGTTGTGGCTCTGGCCTTGAGTCGGGTCGGCCGAATCTTTCGCTTGGCCACGGCCTTGACCTTGGCTCGAAGCTCATCCTCGATGCGGACGATATCGAGAGACACCATGGACAGCTTCTTGGAAATGTAGTCCACGGCCCCGTACTCCATGGCCTTCAGGGTAGCCTCGGCCCCCTCGGTGGTCAGGGAGCTGATCATGAGTACGGGCCTGGGCATCTCCATCATGATCCGCCGAAGAGCAGTCAGGCCATCCATGCGGGGCATTTCGATGTCCATGGTCACCACGTCCGGATCGTGGCGGCGAACCTTTTCCACACCGTCTTCGCCGTCTCGGGCCGTGTCCACGACTGTGATCTCGGGGTCCTTCTCCAGCATGGAGCTGATGGCCTTGCGCATGAAGGCCGAATCGTCGACCACGACAACCTTGATCATTGTCGCCCACCTCGCTTGTGCATTCGTTCCGTTTGGCTGCCGGTCATGGTCCCGCCCAAGGCGGAAGCGGCGTTCAGCTTCGGCCCGAGGCCATGGAGGCGACGGTCTCGGAGAACGGGCCGTGCAGGGCGATGGACTCGACCAGGCTCCCGTCCTGGACCTTAGCGCTCTCCAACTCGGGCACCTCGCCTTGCAAAACGATCTCCACCCATTTCAGAACCAGCTGCTCATCCCATTGGACCCCGGCTCCGCTCTTGAGGATCTCGACCACCTTTTCCAGAGGCATGGCCGAACGGTAGGCCCGGTCGGACGTCATTGCCTCGTAGCTGTCCACGACGCTGATGAGCCGGGACAGAAAGGGGATCTCGTCGCCCTTGAGCCCGGCCGGATATCCCCGGCCGTCGATTCGCTCGTGATGGTGGAAGATGACAGGCAACACGTCGCGCAGGTTTCCGACCTGGGATAGAATGGACTGCCCGATCTCCGGATGACGCTTCATCACATCGTACTCGGCGTCGGTCAACCGGCCGGGCTTGTTCAGAATCCGATCCGGAATGCCGATCTTGCCGATGTCGTGAAGGACTCCGGCCACATACAGCCGGTCCATGTCCTCGGCGGACAGGCCGATCCGCTCTGCGAGCTTGCGAGCGTAGAGCGCCACCCGCTCCGAATGCCCCCGAGTGTAGATGTCCTTCGCCTCCACAGCCCTGGAGTAAGAACGGATGACATCCATGTTAAAGGCCTTCATCCGGGCGTAGAGATGTGCGTTCTGGATAGAGGTGCCGGTATGGGTGGCGAAAACGGTCAGAAGCTGCAAGGCCTCCTTGGTGAAGGAATTCCCTTCGGCCTTTCGGACCAGAAGGATGGTCCCGATGGCGGTTTTTTGCAGGAGCAGAGGCACGACCATAGCGCTCCCCTCGAAGGTCTCCATGGAATCATCCATCCTGATGGCCAGGGTCCGCATGGCTTCAGGCTCGATGATCCGGGTCTGCCCGTCATCGTAAGCCTTCTCGGCCTCCTCCTTGGCCCAACGGAGAAGCTCTGCGGATTTTCTGAGCAGTGCCCTGCGGATCATGACCTTGCGAACCATCTCCACTTCAGGAAGGAAGAACAGCAGGGAGTCTGGATCAAAGTTCTTCTGTACCTGAAAAAGAAACTCGTGGACAAGCGCCCGCAAATCGCCAAGATGGCTCTTCAGGGCGTTGCTCAGATTCATCATCCGGACGACGTTGCTGAGCTTCTTCTGCTTGGCCTTCTGCTCCCGGTCACGAAGAACCTTATCTACTTTGAGAAGCAGGTGATTGATATTGAAAGGCTTGGGCAGATAGTCCGAAGCCCCCCGCTTCATGCTCTCCACAGCCGTTTCGATGGTTCCGAAACCGGTCATGATCAAAAAAGCCGAGTCGATCCGGGCCTCCTGCAGGGTTTCCAGAAGCTCAAGTCCGTCAAGGCCGGGCATACGCAAGTCCGAGAGGACCAAGTCGTACCCCCCTTCCACGGCCTTGCGCATGGCCGTCTCGCCGTCCGGGGCCGTGTCGACCTCGTATCCGGCCTCCTCAAGAGTATCCTGGCAGATCTCGCGCAGGCTCTCCTCGTCGTCAACGACAAGAATTCTAGACTGTTTCAGTCCCATCTGTGCCCGAATTCCCTAGTTTTCTGTATTATCCAGTAATGATTCTGTTCGAAAAAACAAAAACAAATCTGCGAGTCGCTCATTAGAGTCTGCCTTGAAACGATCAAATGCGCAAGCACTGGGTAGTGAACCATCCTCCGCCCATAAAACCCGGGGAAAACACTTGCCATTTGAATCCGAAAAACATAGAAATCATTTTTTCGGGATGTGGCTCAGTCTGGTAGAGCGCTGCGTTCGGGACGCAGAGACCGCGTGTTCGAATCACGCCATCCCGACCATAAAATCAAGGCCTTACGAGTAAAATCGTGAGGCCTTTTTTATTTTGGCACATAACCATGGCACACGCACGGTCGAGCTCAACGTATCATCTCGGCCAAGATATGAAGCGCAAATCAGAAATTATCGCCACCCCTTCCCTCCTCAAAAATCCGTGAAATGCCAGTTCCCGTCCTCGTCCTGCCATTTTCTGATCTCTGCCGGCGGTTCGGGGTCAGAATTTGGTGGCAGTGATGGCATTCGCTTCATCGACGGGATCGCTCGTGGCGGAGTCGGGCCGCTGATA
Coding sequences within:
- a CDS encoding chemotaxis response regulator protein-glutamate methylesterase — encoded protein: MIKVVVVDDSAFMRKAISSMLEKDPEITVVDTARDGEDGVEKVRRHDPDVVTMDIEMPRMDGLTALRRIMMEMPRPVLMISSLTTEGAEATLKAMEYGAVDYISKKLSMVSLDIVRIEDELRAKVKAVAKRKIRPTRLKARATTVRMELPSERPAGRQTRDVVAIGVSTGGPPAVQKILNSLPAEFPAPILIAQHMPKAFTGPFAKRLDTTSPLKVKEAETGDALRPGYVYISPGGSHLIMTQRKGRLEAVVTAEPADALYKPSANVLVSSVASSMGSRALAVILTGMGSDGAEGVKDLKAKGGRALAQSDASCVVYGMPKAIVDANLADEVVDLDDMAQAMYSSLFK
- a CDS encoding response regulator, which gives rise to MGLKQSRILVVDDEESLREICQDTLEEAGYEVDTAPDGETAMRKAVEGGYDLVLSDLRMPGLDGLELLETLQEARIDSAFLIMTGFGTIETAVESMKRGASDYLPKPFNINHLLLKVDKVLRDREQKAKQKKLSNVVRMMNLSNALKSHLGDLRALVHEFLFQVQKNFDPDSLLFFLPEVEMVRKVMIRRALLRKSAELLRWAKEEAEKAYDDGQTRIIEPEAMRTLAIRMDDSMETFEGSAMVVPLLLQKTAIGTILLVRKAEGNSFTKEALQLLTVFATHTGTSIQNAHLYARMKAFNMDVIRSYSRAVEAKDIYTRGHSERVALYARKLAERIGLSAEDMDRLYVAGVLHDIGKIGIPDRILNKPGRLTDAEYDVMKRHPEIGQSILSQVGNLRDVLPVIFHHHERIDGRGYPAGLKGDEIPFLSRLISVVDSYEAMTSDRAYRSAMPLEKVVEILKSGAGVQWDEQLVLKWVEIVLQGEVPELESAKVQDGSLVESIALHGPFSETVASMASGRS